The DNA window tcagatattttttaattaatttatctaattatagCTCCAAATGTGCAGGCAGCTGCAGATATGGATTACAAACCTAGCAGAATGGCGGTAATTGCGAAGCAAGTAGATGTTTTCATAAGGGAATTCTTTGATCAAAATCCACTTAGCCAAATTGGCATTATTAACATAAAAGATGGAGTTGCACAATGCTTATCAGATCTTGGTGGAAGTCCAGAATCACATATCATGTCTTTGATGAGTAAGTTGGAATGCTCAGGCGATTCCTCTCTTCAGAATGCCCTTGATCTCGTTCACGACTGTTTATGTCAAATTCCATCCTACGGCCACAGAGAAGTTCTCATCTTGTATACGGCTCTTAGTACATGTGATCCAGGAGACATAATGCAAACCATTCAGAAATGCAAGAAATCTAAAATAAGGTGTTCAATAATTGGACTCTCAGCAGAAATCTTCATTTGCAAAAAAGTTTGCCAAGAAACAGGTGGATCATATTCCATTGCAATGGATGAGGTACATTAGTTACTTTTCAAATCTGTAAAGCTTGGAAGTTATATATTGAGGCTTGTTTTTgaataatcttgtttgatgagaAACATCACCACATAATGAAAAGAACATGAAACacgaaataaaaataaatgcgAGAGTCCTTAATTGAGAGTTTATTGTGGTAAATGATTGACTTTGATTACATTTTGTTCTTGCAGTCCCACTTGAAAGAACTGATGTTGGAACATGCACCACCACCACCAGCTATAGCAGAGTTTGCAACTGCAAATTTAGTAAAAATGGGATTCCCACAGAGAGCTGGAGAAGGTGTTTTCTCCATATGTTCTTGTCATAAAGAAGCTAAAGTTGGTGGAGGGTATACTTGTCCAAGATGTAGAGCACGAGTGTGTGATCTTCCAACCGAATGTCCTATTTGTGGCCTCACTCTTGTTTCTTCTCCACATTTGGCACGCTCATATCATCATCTCTTTCCAATTGCTCCTTTTGATGATTTGTCACCGTCGGTTTTGAATGATCCAATCAACAGGCAGCCTAAAAACTGTTTTGGTTGCAGGCAGAGCCTTTATGTTCCAGGTTAGTAGAGTTATCCCATATTCTTAATCTGTAAAAATATTTCATGTTGA is part of the Impatiens glandulifera chromosome 1, dImpGla2.1, whole genome shotgun sequence genome and encodes:
- the LOC124922246 gene encoding general transcription factor IIH subunit 2, translated to MIFFDQRDDKNGKGNQHREREEEEEEDEDGRGKGIDAWERVYADDRSWEALQEDESGLLQPVDNKTLYHSQYRRRLRSASAGSRIQKGLIRYVYIIVDFSRAAADMDYKPSRMAVIAKQVDVFIREFFDQNPLSQIGIINIKDGVAQCLSDLGGSPESHIMSLMSKLECSGDSSLQNALDLVHDCLCQIPSYGHREVLILYTALSTCDPGDIMQTIQKCKKSKIRCSIIGLSAEIFICKKVCQETGGSYSIAMDESHLKELMLEHAPPPPAIAEFATANLVKMGFPQRAGEGVFSICSCHKEAKVGGGYTCPRCRARVCDLPTECPICGLTLVSSPHLARSYHHLFPIAPFDDLSPSVLNDPINRQPKNCFGCRQSLYVPGSNKTNPCVVCPKCQQLFCVDCDIYIHESLHNCPGCESLRHSNNGTVEK